In one Streptomyces marincola genomic region, the following are encoded:
- the ybaK gene encoding Cys-tRNA(Pro) deacylase: MARKQRAAAGGTPATAAATRAGIAFTLHAYTHDQAAAAAWGEEAARALGADPGRVLKTLVAEVDGALTVAVVPVSASLALKALAAAVGGKRAAMADPAAAERTTGYVRGGISPLGQRKRLPTVVDSSAAGHATVFVSAGRRGLEIELAPADLVALTGATTAPIARF; the protein is encoded by the coding sequence GTGGCCAGGAAGCAGCGGGCCGCGGCGGGCGGGACGCCGGCGACGGCGGCCGCGACCCGGGCGGGGATCGCGTTCACGCTGCACGCGTACACCCACGACCAGGCCGCGGCGGCCGCGTGGGGCGAGGAGGCGGCGCGGGCGCTGGGGGCCGACCCGGGCCGGGTGCTGAAGACGCTGGTGGCCGAGGTGGACGGGGCGCTGACCGTGGCGGTGGTACCGGTGTCGGCCTCGCTCGCCCTCAAGGCGCTCGCGGCGGCGGTCGGCGGGAAGCGGGCCGCGATGGCCGACCCGGCGGCGGCCGAGCGGACCACGGGCTACGTGCGGGGCGGGATCTCGCCCCTGGGGCAGCGCAAGCGGCTCCCGACGGTGGTCGACTCCTCGGCGGCCGGGCACGCCACGGTGTTCGTCTCGGCGGGGCGGCGGGGTCTGGAGATCGAACTGGCGCCCGCCGACCTGGTGGCCTTGACCGGCGCGACAACCGCGCCGATCGCGCGCTTCTGA
- a CDS encoding ABC transporter permease — translation MSDWGREIRTALLVALPLTLATGLVLGLVWLWRAPRVPLVSDGRAVLLANSEGQAAIGADGTFLLAGLLIGLPAGVVVFLLRRDGGVGVPLGVAAGALAGAWLAWRTGVWLGPGQDVAARAREAGVGVEFDAPLDLGARGVLLGLPFAAVGVHLLCQAVWGPRDPQSPPAQPPHWPAGPAPHGPDAQEPPARGPDTQGPEAPGAR, via the coding sequence GTGTCCGACTGGGGACGCGAGATACGCACCGCCCTGCTCGTGGCCCTCCCGCTCACCCTGGCCACCGGCCTCGTCCTCGGCCTCGTGTGGCTGTGGCGCGCGCCCCGCGTGCCACTGGTCTCCGACGGCCGCGCGGTGCTGCTGGCCAACTCCGAGGGACAGGCGGCCATCGGCGCGGACGGCACGTTCCTGCTCGCCGGCCTCCTCATCGGGCTGCCGGCCGGCGTCGTCGTCTTCCTGCTGCGGCGCGACGGCGGCGTGGGCGTGCCGCTCGGCGTGGCCGCGGGCGCCCTGGCCGGCGCGTGGCTCGCCTGGCGGACCGGCGTGTGGCTCGGTCCCGGCCAGGACGTGGCGGCCCGCGCGCGGGAGGCGGGGGTCGGCGTGGAGTTCGACGCCCCGCTCGACCTCGGCGCCCGCGGCGTGCTGCTCGGGCTGCCCTTCGCCGCCGTCGGCGTCCACCTGCTGTGCCAGGCCGTCTGGGGCCCGCGCGACCCGCAGTCGCCCCCGGCCCAGCCGCCGCACTGGCCGGCCGGGCCCGCGCCGCACGGCCCCGACGCGCAGGAGCCTCCGGCGCGCGGTCCGGACACGCAGGGCCCCGAGGCGCCCGGCGCGCGGTAG
- a CDS encoding ABC transporter permease, whose translation MTARQERPAGTRSAPPGAHPLAPRARLWPALGAVYRAQLSRARVARIPLLFVATFQSIGIMVLMRGVVDGGAGEEARAVVAGSAVLVVAFVALNLLAQYFGQLRSAGGLDHYATLPVPAAAVALGTAAAYASFTVPGVLVTAVTGSLLYQLPMGGLWVLLAVVPLAGAALAGLGAALGLLAPRAELATLCGQLGMSAALLLGVLPEGRLPGLVRLARDLLPSTYGVDALAVALGPDPAWASVAANLAVCAAVGAAALALATWAYRRAALR comes from the coding sequence ATGACCGCTCGGCAGGAACGGCCGGCCGGGACCCGGTCGGCCCCGCCCGGCGCGCACCCGCTGGCGCCGCGCGCCCGTCTGTGGCCCGCGCTCGGCGCCGTCTACCGGGCGCAGCTCTCACGGGCCCGCGTGGCGCGCATTCCGCTGCTGTTCGTCGCGACGTTCCAGTCCATCGGCATCATGGTGCTGATGCGGGGCGTCGTCGACGGCGGCGCGGGGGAGGAGGCGCGCGCGGTGGTCGCGGGCTCCGCCGTGCTCGTCGTGGCGTTCGTCGCCCTCAACCTGCTGGCCCAGTACTTCGGGCAGTTGCGCTCCGCGGGCGGGCTCGACCACTACGCGACGCTGCCGGTGCCCGCCGCAGCCGTGGCGCTCGGCACGGCCGCCGCGTACGCCTCTTTCACCGTGCCGGGCGTGCTCGTCACGGCCGTGACGGGCAGCCTGCTCTACCAGCTGCCGATGGGCGGCCTGTGGGTGCTGCTCGCCGTCGTGCCGCTGGCGGGCGCCGCGCTCGCCGGGCTCGGTGCGGCGCTCGGGCTGCTCGCGCCCCGGGCCGAGCTGGCCACGCTGTGCGGCCAGCTGGGCATGTCGGCGGCGCTGCTGCTCGGCGTGCTGCCGGAGGGGCGGCTGCCCGGCCTGGTGCGGCTGGCCAGGGACCTGCTGCCCTCGACGTACGGGGTGGACGCGCTCGCCGTCGCGCTCGGGCCCGACCCGGCGTGGGCCTCGGTGGCGGCGAACCTCGCCGTGTGCGCCGCCGTGGGCGCCGCCGCCCTGGCCCTGGCGACGTGGGCGTACCGCAGGGCCGCGCTCCGCTGA
- a CDS encoding ABC transporter ATP-binding protein, which translates to MRGLTKTYPAARPRRGRGAEPPRPVRASDDISLDIARGEIFGLLGPNGAGKTTLVRQLTGLLRPDAGSITLLGHDLVRHPRRAARLLAYLGQESTALDELTVALAAETTARLRGLDAPAARAARDAVLDELDLAPLAGQPLKKLSGGQRRLACVAAALAGERPVLVLDEPTAGMDPVARRAVWAAIDRRRTRDGTTVLLVTHNVIEAETVLDRVAVLDAGRVIACDTPGGLKGMVSSEVRLDLVWRGEPPLGEPEIAALFGSATVAGRRWTLRLPPERARSVVAAVTRGPAFAALDDFTLATPSLEDVYLALGGRGEGLERA; encoded by the coding sequence GTGCGCGGCCTGACCAAGACCTACCCGGCCGCCCGCCCCCGCCGCGGGCGGGGCGCCGAGCCCCCGCGGCCGGTCCGCGCCAGCGACGACATCAGCCTCGACATCGCCCGCGGCGAGATCTTCGGGCTGCTCGGTCCGAACGGCGCGGGCAAGACCACCCTCGTCCGGCAACTCACCGGCCTGCTGCGGCCGGACGCGGGCAGCATCACCCTGCTCGGCCACGACCTGGTGCGCCACCCGCGGCGCGCGGCGCGGCTGCTCGCCTACCTCGGCCAGGAGTCCACGGCACTCGACGAGCTGACCGTCGCGCTCGCCGCCGAGACCACCGCGCGGCTGCGCGGCCTCGACGCGCCCGCGGCCCGCGCGGCGCGCGACGCCGTGCTCGACGAGCTGGACCTCGCGCCCCTGGCCGGTCAGCCGCTCAAGAAGCTCTCCGGCGGCCAGCGCCGACTGGCCTGCGTCGCGGCGGCGCTCGCGGGCGAGCGCCCGGTGCTCGTGCTCGACGAGCCGACGGCGGGCATGGACCCGGTGGCCAGGCGCGCCGTGTGGGCGGCGATCGACCGGCGGCGCACCCGGGACGGCACCACCGTGCTGCTCGTCACCCACAACGTCATCGAGGCGGAGACCGTGCTCGACCGCGTGGCGGTCCTGGACGCGGGCCGCGTCATCGCGTGCGACACCCCCGGCGGGCTCAAGGGCATGGTCAGCTCCGAGGTCCGCCTCGACCTGGTCTGGCGCGGCGAGCCGCCGCTCGGGGAGCCGGAGATCGCGGCCCTGTTCGGCTCGGCCACCGTCGCGGGGCGCCGCTGGACCCTGCGCCTGCCGCCCGAGCGGGCCAGGTCGGTGGTCGCGGCCGTCACGCGCGGGCCCGCGTTCGCCGCGCTCGACGACTTCACGCTGGCCACGCCGAGTCTTGAGGACGTCTACCTGGCGCTCGGCGGCCGGGGCGAGGGACTGGAGAGGGCATGA